TCACTTGTCTCTTTAAATCTCATAACTTCATGGACTTACCTGTTTCTGAAGTCATCTGAAGCTTGTTGAGCGCTATCTATCTGTAGGACAATCCTTCCACTGTTAATTGTCGCCAAAGAAATCTGGTAAGCAAAGTCATTCTCAATTAATctctaaaaataatatatattacttattttgcTTAAACATTCTGGTCTCCGTGAACTATATTTGACTATAACTAAAGTTATGAGAAAATGTTCTGTTGTTTATACACACTGATGTTGTATTTTCTATTTGAGAAAAGCTGAACCACATGCGATTTTTATAGCCCTGTGTTCAGAGTTTGAAATGCTGAATTCTTGAATGTAACAACATCATactatttatatagtgtatataacagTTTTTATTATATAAGTTATATAAAACAGTTTTAAACATCTCTGTATCTCTATTATCCAGTCAGTTCTACACAAACTTTTAGGACTAGAATTATTTTACGGAATGGTACGTTTATTAAGAAGGTAagtcattaaaacatacattgcaAGTAGGATCACCCAACAAATAACCACATTAGAAGAAATCTTTAATGGCATATATATTGGTTTAGTTCAATTCAGAATGAAATGTctgcagtgtatataatatattttctcaTGTAATGTATataacatattatattatattataatatttaacaTTTCTATATCTCTATTATACAGTCATGTCTACAGTTGAATTTTCAGGGTTGGCAGACACTTTGGTCTGGATATTTTATTGAATGACAAGTTTACTTTAAGTCATTAAAACATGCATTGTAGGTAAGATCATTCTACAACTAACCACATTGAAAATAAACTCATACATGGCTTGTTTTACCTGGTTCTGTAGCTCCTGAATAGTCCTATAGTACTCACTGGAGTCAGGGAGTGAGCTTGGGGCATTGTTTGCATACCATTCACatatcttcctttccagctcagcATTCTCCTGCTCCAGCGAATGGACCTTGTCTAAATAGGAGGCAAGACGCTCATTTAGAGCCCTCATTGTATCTTTCTCATTAATACGAAGTAGGCTATGAGCGTGGTTGTTAGAACTCTTGAGATGACTTGTAAGGCCACCATGGCCACTTCCACCTCCAAGTGCAAGACCGGCAGATGAACTGATAGATAGTTTTGAGTTTCCTCCAAGGTGGCTGGAAGATTTATAGGAACCACCAGTATTAGAGCAGCTGAAGCTCTTATGGTGAAGTGTATTGGAGCTTCCATGATGAAGTGAAGAGATGTTACCAGAGGAACAATGGCCTCTAGAGCTGTGGCCTACCATGAGGGATCCAGAAGAAGAGTAGCTGCCTTGATGCTTCATGTTGATCTCTGATTGAGTTATACGAAGAATTGGAAACTGCAAGTGTCTCTTTGACTTCAACCTTCTTATATATGAAGCAAGTTAAGTAGAATAAGTTTACTTTTATAGGTATTTTATAGGCATCACATTCCTTTATGCAATGTTTTGTATCTGCCTTAAATGTGATTCAGATATAAATAATTTGTGGATTAATGAGAACGCTTGCAGCTGGTGTATACAATTattaatacacagacacagacttgaATTAACTGTTCAAAGGGATTATATATTTGTTGAGATAGTGAGTGATgaacaacaacaataaaacaaataaaaagtggcTGAATTAAATAGTTCTTCGCTTGAAGCACAAGAATAAGGAACTTAAAAGTTGACagccaaataaatgtaaaaaatatatatattttttttttcacgatGAACACATGGATATACTAGACTTGTCACAGAGAAGCAGTGATTCATGCAGCAAAATACACCATAAATGCAATTTGAACTGTTAAATGTTGGTCTCTTAGAGTAGTCCATGTATATGGTTCATAGAAAACATAGACAAACAACTAATAATGAAAACATATTGCCAGGTCTACACAAGGGTCATAAAGGGCTGAACAAAAAAATTGACTTATTTTGGCAAACTATTCAAGAAGTATGGGCAAGGAAAGTAAGTAGTGTTGGTAAACAGCAGATAGGTGGGTTTAAGGATAGCGTAGAGTTTCACTATTTTTGAttctgatatactgtgtaatttgCACATTCCTGTGGGTAGACTCAAGAGGAAAAACCCAAGCCTGCTTGATAAACTCATCGTTAAATGACCaccctgtggcggaaccagcctcgccactgggcattggagaagcctgtttgcccgcctcctgcctgctgactatggcccctgggagatttgagccttaaatacaggatttgggcatgttgtattgtattatgctgctactggccctttaagaaccatctggggacatactgtggagttactgggtggccaccattacatgtatcagaggcacatggtgagaacaatg
Above is a genomic segment from Pelobates fuscus isolate aPelFus1 chromosome 6, aPelFus1.pri, whole genome shotgun sequence containing:
- the LOC134566175 gene encoding keratin, type I cytoskeletal 42-like; translation: MKHQGSYSSSGSLMVGHSSRGHCSSGNISSLHHGSSNTLHHKSFSCSNTGGSYKSSSHLGGNSKLSISSSAGLALGGGSGHGGLTSHLKSSNNHAHSLLRINEKDTMRALNERLASYLDKVHSLEQENAELERKICEWYANNAPSSLPDSSEYYRTIQELQNQISLATINSGRIVLQIDSAQQASDDFRNRCEMEINTRNNVDGDTGSLRRVLQQINNEVQTLSGGVQSLQQELFQMKNNHSGVKWKDVDGLLL